CTCAAACAGTAGGGTGTCGAAAAAAACAAGGTTCGTTTCAGCATGGCCGGTCATCTTTGAATTTTATCTCGCCCGTTACGGTCAGTTCGAAATCATAACCTTCCACCAACATGTTAAAATTGGAAACGCTGAGGCGCAATTTCGGTGATGGATTGGATTGGCAGAATTGAGAGGTCCCAGCTCCATATAAGGAGGTAAGTGTTTTCTGATCTCGGGCCTCCTGATGAAAGAGGAACTGTACCCGTCCTTCTGCAGCCATTGCTGTTACCTTGTAGAGTCGTTTTACCAACTCCTTGCGGGTACATTCATAAAGTTCTGCCGGGGTATTTTCATAAAACAGGACCATGGTCCCCGTTTTTAAGATGTATTTCAAGGGGAAACCGTTCGTGTCGGTCTGCGGTACCAGATCGGGGCGGGCTTCCCGGTCAGCGCTGGCTTTGAAATATTGGGCAGCTTCGAGGTTGCTGACGAGTTCAAAGGTGCGTTTCGTTTTGCCCTTTTTGTCCTGGCCCTCATAGATGACCGTGCAATAGTTCCCCTCATTTACGACATGATAATCCCGCTTGTACTCTTTTGCAGATAGGTCGCGCTGTTTTTTTAGCGCGATCGGATGTTTGACACTCGGTGTGAAGATCCGCACCTTGCGGATGGGAATGCCCTTTTCCCGGTTCATCCAGATCGTGTATTCATCGGGATTCATCGCCGTCTTGAATCCGACCTTGTCGATTGCCTCCCGTACGCGATCCCGGACTGCATCGTCGATAATCTTGTCGATGTCCGTCGGCTGTAACTGCGCGAGCGATTTGCGGATGACATAGCGGATCTCTCCATCCTGCTTAATAGCGCCGTAGAAGGTATCCTGATGCAACCGGCAGCGAGCCGTGTCTCCTTGCTGGTAGATTGGTTCCCCGTCGGCATTCAACTTTATCCGGCCGCGAACCCGTAACTTCCTGCGCGTCTGTTTGGTCATGTTGTCGGGCGTGTGGTGGGCAACGAGCAGTTCGTCGGCCGCCGCCTTGACATCTTCGGTAAAGGTCGGCCAGGGTTTCTCGAAGCGGGGTTTGCCGCTTTCGCCGTAGCCGTATCGCTCCTCGTCGGCGACATATTGCGCCCAGCGGTCGTACTCCCGGCGGCCGATACAGGCGATCGTGATGGCGTCGATGCAGTGGTGGACGTGGTTCGTGCGCTCCTTGCGGGCATACTCCTCCTGCAGTCCCCACATCTTGCGGAACGCGGCGGTCGTGGAACCTTTGACCGTATAGATTCGGTCAAAAACCGTCTTCAGATAGAGCCGTGCATATTTGCCGATGATGCCGATGTCGACTCCCTGCCGATTGCTGAATCCTTCGGGAATCTCGGCCATGGTGAAGCGTTCGTATTTCCCGCGCCAGTAGTCGAGTTGCATCTGCAAATAGTGACGGCGCTGAATGGCGTCGTCCTTTTCGGATTTAATCGCTGCGCTTTTGCTCCTGCGAACCTGGGCTTCAATCTGCTTTTGCAGACTCTCCATTTTTTCCCGCCAACCAAACGATTCGATCCGCTCCATGATCTCGACATGGTTGGACAACTCGGCCGGCAGTTTCGCCCGTTTTGTCTCCCGGTTGAACCGGTTTTCGCAGAGCGTCTTGTTCATCTGCGAGTCATCGCCGCCGCGAGCCTGCGGGAGCGTGTGCTCGATGTCGAAATCCGGAGCCGACCCGACGAAGTCCGAAATGCGGATTTGCCGCCCGGTATAGGGACAGACGTGCTGCTGTTCTTCCCACAGCCGGTATTTCAGCACTTCGTCGTCCGAGGGTTTTATCTCGCGGCCGGTTTCGGCGGCATACTGGCTGTGGATCTCTTCGGCATATTTCCGATTCTCAACCTCCCGTTCCCGCTGATACTGCTCGATGGCCTTCCGCCTGTTCGCATCATTGAGTCCGCGGGCGAATTCAATCCGGATCTTCGTGTCTCGGTCGATCCTGCCTTCGCGTAACAGCGTGTTTATCAGGTTGCGCAATCGGAACAGGGCCCGCATGGCCATCGGGTTGCGAATGGCCGCAGTACGTGGAGAGCCGAGCTGCAGAATGCCATTTGCCTTGGGTTGCGCATCCGGATAGGTCTCGATTTTCGAGGGATGATAAAGACGCATCAGACGAGAGGCATCCAATCCATGATCGCTGAAATAGTCGGCAATGCGGTGCTCCTTTGAATCGAACTTGTTATACGGATTTCGCTTGTAGTCAAGCAGCAGCGAGGCGATGTCCTGTTCGATTTCATGCCGACGGCTTTCGTCGGCATAGACCTCCTTCGGAAGTGCCGCCCGCAGGTTGGCCAGGAATACCGCCTCGTCGTACCGATAGCCACAGCGCAGATAGACCAGAATCTTGCCGATGGCATTTAGGCTCAACGCCGCGTAATCCTGCGGGAGTTTGATGGCTGCAAACGCTTTGGCTTGTTCATCCGTGAGTTGCAATTTTTCGCAGGCCCAGCTACGCAGCCGACCTTCGTCGTTGAACGAAAAGAGGGCGTGCCATACGTCATTCAACATCTGGTCCTCGTTTTTTCCTGCTCCAAGCAGGTAAAGGCTGCGAATCTCCGTAATCCAGTCGTCTCCGAAGATCGCTTGCAGCGATGCCGTGACGGGGCATCCCGATACGGTGGCCGTGCGGGCGAAATTGAAACGATAAGGAGCTTCTGTACGCTCCTCTTTGCAGGCATATTTCCCTTTGCCGGCGATTCTGCGGGCGATCTCTTCGAAATCGAAATAAGGCTTGCTTTTCCGGAAGAAGAGCGAACGAATCGTCTCGAACTCTTCCTGTGTCAAAGGTCGTGGAGCATTGTCGCCCGGTCCTGTAATCCGGATGTTGTTGACGAACGACAGCATCCGGAACTCCTCAAAACGGGGATGCGAAACGGGGCACCGACTCTTCGTCGGCTCGAAGGTGCATCGGCCGACTGACCCCTTCTGCGATTTGAGGTCGCGCTGGAAAAAGATTGCCCGATGCAGCGCCTTACGCCATTCGTCGGGCAATTGCTGCCGGTCGCAGATGGCATTGAACTCGGCCAGGTAGTGTTCGTTGCGCGAGGTGTATTTGTCGCGGATTCGTTCCTTGTGTTGGTACAGTCCGTAGAAATATTCTCCGAGGTACCGACACCCTGCCGCTGCTATTTCAGCCGACAGATTTTTGATACACTCCTTGACCGTGCCGTCTTCTTTCTCATTTCCTGCTTCCTTGCGATTGCTGAGGAATCCGCGTCGCTGTGCCAAATGATAAAGCGCCCGGCCAAGCAGCCAGCGCTGTGTGCGATTCCCGAGATCGAGCCGCTCGGACAGGGCTACATAACGATCGTGGTAAGGATTTCGATCCCCATTGTCGTCGGTTCGCTGCCAACGGAGGAATTCATTGTCCTGCGGGTAACGTTTCTCTTTTTGCCAGGCGGTCAACAGCTCCTCGGGCAACGGCGGGCAAAGGTCGTAACGGATGAGTATTTTGAGCAGTTCGATTTTTCGCAGACGCCGCCGGAAATAGTGGCGGCGCAGTGCCCGGGCGCTCGTCCGATCCTGAACGGCAGGTTTTTCATTGTTTTTGTCGCGGGCAACTCCCTCCTGGAAAATGTCTACACCTTTGTCAATCAGCGTATATTCGTTCTCCGATTCATCGACAAGGGCCCATCCCAGTGAGTTGGTGCCAAGGTCCAAACCCAATACTTTTGCCATATGAAGAAAGTGTTTTCTGTAAAATTAAATAAAAAATTGCAGAAATTCATCTTTTTTTACTATATTTGTGGTGTAAGAATTCTACATCTTATCACAATAAGGCTATATGCCGAAGGTTTTCAACCTATTGTCTCCGCGTACTCCGTGGAGACTTTTTTATATTTCGTGAATAATTTAAAAACCCTCGGTTGCTATTGCGGAGTGTGCCGGCGCTGTGGCTTTTTGCCTTCGGGAGTTCATGGTGCCGAAAACAGAAGGTCGCATGTCGGACCGTCCGCCACTCGCCGTGCGACGCACCGACATGAAGCATCTCCAATTGCAGCGTTCATCAAGGGCATATCGTTGGAATATGCAGGAATACTTTATATCGAGACTCTGAAACCGGGAAAACACGCGAATAGAAATTCAGCGACGCCTTCTGTTTCCGGGCGCATTCGTGCACGAGGCTCTGCCGCGGGCGGACGATGACGAACCGGATAAAAAGCGCACCCCGAAATCCCTTTCCGGATTTTCGGGGTGCGCTTCATTCGGGCGGGCGGCTGTCCGGCGCGTTATCGGGCGGGATGTTCCGGGCGTTTGCTGAAAATGGCCTTGATCCGGTCCATGTCGAACTTGGCCGAGCGGTCGTAGCAATAGATGCCGTTCTGTTCCTGTTCCACGTCCGTGAGCTGGGTGTAGCAATA
This Alistipes shahii WAL 8301 DNA region includes the following protein-coding sequences:
- the cas9 gene encoding type II CRISPR RNA-guided endonuclease Cas9 (Cas9, originally named Csn1, is the large, multifunctional signature protein of type II CRISPR/Cas systems. It is well known even to general audiences because its RNA-guided endonuclease activity has made it a popular tool for custom editing of eukaryotic genomes.), yielding MAKVLGLDLGTNSLGWALVDESENEYTLIDKGVDIFQEGVARDKNNEKPAVQDRTSARALRRHYFRRRLRKIELLKILIRYDLCPPLPEELLTAWQKEKRYPQDNEFLRWQRTDDNGDRNPYHDRYVALSERLDLGNRTQRWLLGRALYHLAQRRGFLSNRKEAGNEKEDGTVKECIKNLSAEIAAAGCRYLGEYFYGLYQHKERIRDKYTSRNEHYLAEFNAICDRQQLPDEWRKALHRAIFFQRDLKSQKGSVGRCTFEPTKSRCPVSHPRFEEFRMLSFVNNIRITGPGDNAPRPLTQEEFETIRSLFFRKSKPYFDFEEIARRIAGKGKYACKEERTEAPYRFNFARTATVSGCPVTASLQAIFGDDWITEIRSLYLLGAGKNEDQMLNDVWHALFSFNDEGRLRSWACEKLQLTDEQAKAFAAIKLPQDYAALSLNAIGKILVYLRCGYRYDEAVFLANLRAALPKEVYADESRRHEIEQDIASLLLDYKRNPYNKFDSKEHRIADYFSDHGLDASRLMRLYHPSKIETYPDAQPKANGILQLGSPRTAAIRNPMAMRALFRLRNLINTLLREGRIDRDTKIRIEFARGLNDANRRKAIEQYQREREVENRKYAEEIHSQYAAETGREIKPSDDEVLKYRLWEEQQHVCPYTGRQIRISDFVGSAPDFDIEHTLPQARGGDDSQMNKTLCENRFNRETKRAKLPAELSNHVEIMERIESFGWREKMESLQKQIEAQVRRSKSAAIKSEKDDAIQRRHYLQMQLDYWRGKYERFTMAEIPEGFSNRQGVDIGIIGKYARLYLKTVFDRIYTVKGSTTAAFRKMWGLQEEYARKERTNHVHHCIDAITIACIGRREYDRWAQYVADEERYGYGESGKPRFEKPWPTFTEDVKAAADELLVAHHTPDNMTKQTRRKLRVRGRIKLNADGEPIYQQGDTARCRLHQDTFYGAIKQDGEIRYVIRKSLAQLQPTDIDKIIDDAVRDRVREAIDKVGFKTAMNPDEYTIWMNREKGIPIRKVRIFTPSVKHPIALKKQRDLSAKEYKRDYHVVNEGNYCTVIYEGQDKKGKTKRTFELVSNLEAAQYFKASADREARPDLVPQTDTNGFPLKYILKTGTMVLFYENTPAELYECTRKELVKRLYKVTAMAAEGRVQFLFHQEARDQKTLTSLYGAGTSQFCQSNPSPKLRLSVSNFNMLVEGYDFELTVTGEIKFKDDRPC